The following coding sequences lie in one Brevibacterium marinum genomic window:
- a CDS encoding phosphatase PAP2 family protein — protein MLTPTRRVLIAVSLFSIGAAVLVLLSHGLQLSTDLFRFIAAWDAFELGYRLSEASLLALVGTWAVTAVILFLRRRGGSLSVLIAGGIGAVVAYACNKVLKALFEEARPCNIYDYAVTSCPPVENWSYPSNHTVIAVAVATSLVVAVPRMAWVAVPLTLITAVSRVVAGHHFPHDVAAGATVGAMIVLIVVVLAAPLADAVTVTLWNRLPLKAPTDRDPRRSPRH, from the coding sequence ACGCCGTGTACTCATCGCTGTGTCACTGTTCTCAATCGGAGCAGCCGTCCTGGTGCTGCTCTCCCACGGACTGCAACTGAGCACCGACCTCTTTCGCTTCATCGCCGCCTGGGATGCCTTCGAGCTGGGGTATCGTCTCTCTGAAGCATCCCTGCTGGCGTTGGTGGGCACCTGGGCAGTCACCGCGGTCATTCTCTTCTTGAGACGTCGAGGAGGCTCCTTGTCCGTGCTGATAGCGGGCGGCATCGGTGCTGTTGTGGCCTATGCGTGCAACAAGGTGCTCAAAGCACTGTTCGAAGAGGCCCGCCCGTGCAACATCTATGATTATGCTGTGACAAGCTGCCCTCCGGTGGAGAACTGGTCGTACCCCAGCAACCACACCGTGATCGCCGTCGCTGTGGCGACCTCTCTCGTCGTCGCCGTACCTCGTATGGCCTGGGTGGCCGTCCCGCTGACGCTCATCACTGCGGTCTCCCGGGTGGTGGCCGGACACCACTTCCCACACGATGTGGCGGCCGGAGCAACCGTCGGTGCGATGATCGTCCTGATCGTCGTTGTGCTTGCAGCGCCCCTTGCCGACGCCGTGACCGTCACGCTGTGGAACCGTCTGCCACTCAAGGCTCCGACCGATCGTGATCCCAGGCGCTCCCCTCGCCACTAG
- a CDS encoding LysR family transcriptional regulator — MIDLRQMQALMAVAQTGSVARAAKQLGWSQPSVDYHLRNLDRLCGTALVERSTRGSSLTAAGDIMLDRARRILTLSQRALHDVRAYAQSGLTRMKFGTFPTAASALLPSIVKRSKQAGLHIDSTLEEIYQLVAHVNQHDYDAVLLYSVPGYDLPFAPTVSTTEVFREPLQLALPVSHPLARRKSIGVEALVELQDENWLLGSTRDDPIDAIVVDAFKGAGHQLEVEFRTDDYSVMLGMVAAEMVVGLVPLLASMGHHPGVALLPIDDPAFSRSLLVATPHSPAGSELAANTRKLSGIITDCTSLIEDASVHGSELKP; from the coding sequence ATGATCGATCTTCGCCAGATGCAGGCGCTCATGGCAGTGGCCCAGACGGGTTCGGTGGCGCGTGCGGCGAAACAGCTGGGCTGGAGCCAGCCTTCGGTCGACTATCATCTGCGCAATCTCGATCGCCTCTGCGGCACTGCCCTCGTCGAGCGTTCGACGCGTGGTTCGTCGCTGACAGCGGCCGGCGACATCATGCTCGATCGGGCCCGGCGGATTCTCACTCTCTCCCAGCGTGCCCTGCACGATGTACGGGCGTATGCTCAGAGCGGTCTGACACGGATGAAGTTCGGCACCTTCCCCACTGCGGCCTCCGCGCTTCTGCCTTCGATCGTCAAGAGGTCGAAGCAAGCCGGCTTGCACATCGACAGCACGCTCGAGGAGATCTACCAGCTGGTCGCCCACGTCAATCAGCACGACTACGACGCCGTCCTGCTCTATTCGGTTCCTGGCTATGACCTGCCATTCGCTCCGACGGTGAGCACGACCGAGGTGTTCCGCGAACCGCTGCAATTAGCGCTGCCGGTCTCCCACCCACTGGCACGGCGGAAGTCGATCGGCGTGGAGGCCCTGGTCGAACTGCAGGACGAGAACTGGCTGCTCGGCTCGACTCGCGACGACCCCATCGATGCGATCGTCGTCGATGCGTTCAAGGGCGCCGGCCATCAGCTCGAGGTTGAGTTCCGCACCGACGACTATTCGGTGATGCTCGGAATGGTCGCCGCGGAGATGGTCGTCGGCCTCGTCCCCCTGCTGGCTTCAATGGGCCACCACCCGGGGGTGGCGCTGCTGCCCATCGACGATCCGGCCTTCTCCAGGTCCCTCCTGGTGGCCACCCCGCACAGCCCGGCCGGGTCCGAGCTGGCGGCGAACACGCGCAAGCTCTCCGGCATCATCACTGACTGCACGAGCCTGATCGAAGATGCTTCGGTCCACGGATCAGAGCTGAAGCCATAG
- a CDS encoding DUF2000 family protein, with protein sequence MAVYTEELFSTGHDAANREAVASVAAEELNLVGIALRGPKNAVDRVVKGARMHG encoded by the coding sequence GTGGCGGTGTACACGGAGGAGCTGTTCTCGACCGGCCACGATGCGGCCAACCGGGAAGCCGTCGCCTCAGTGGCGGCCGAGGAGCTCAACCTGGTCGGCATCGCTCTGCGCGGGCCGAAGAATGCGGTGGATCGAGTGGTCAAGGGGGCGCGGATGCATGGGTGA
- a CDS encoding aminotransferase class I/II-fold pyridoxal phosphate-dependent enzyme, producing the protein MLESLTDTPVLQHRLGHRHFCLDQNQAPYSDALNALASRDSTNLMVPGHGGTDAGISGLLTDFIGEKAIRLDLPMLLAGVDLEEDSPFQDSLALAADAWGARRTWFLTNGASQANRTVALAAAGLGENVVSQRSAHSSFSDGVVLAGLHPQYVLPSVDAVNGIAHGVSVSALDAALTQAEDEGRAASAVYIVSPSYFGSVADVRGLSEVAHTHEAPLIVDGAWGPHFGFHPRLPESPARLGADLVISSTHKLAGSLTQSAMLHLGEGPFADVLEPLIARAMTMTASTSSSALLMGSLDVARRALATGEEMIGRSLDTALRFRELLAADDRFADVGEGFGAFADIVDTDLLRVPIDLSATGISAHWVRDRLITEHDLYFELSTETTLVAVIGAGKTPDVDAVFDTLVAVVESPEGRTEAVSGRAQTGFPELPAPGRRRVSPREGYFAATEIVPAAEAVGRISADSLAAYPPGVPNIMPGEEITAEAVEFLTAIAASPSGFVRGSVTSNVDSFRVLKS; encoded by the coding sequence ATGTTGGAATCGCTCACGGACACACCAGTACTGCAGCACCGCCTCGGGCACCGCCATTTCTGCCTCGATCAGAACCAGGCCCCCTATTCGGACGCGCTGAACGCTCTGGCCTCCCGCGATTCGACCAACCTCATGGTGCCCGGCCACGGCGGAACGGATGCCGGCATCAGCGGCCTGCTCACCGACTTCATCGGCGAGAAGGCGATCCGCCTCGATCTGCCGATGCTCCTCGCAGGCGTCGACCTCGAGGAGGACTCACCCTTCCAGGACTCCCTGGCACTGGCCGCCGACGCATGGGGAGCCCGCCGCACCTGGTTCCTCACCAACGGCGCCTCCCAGGCCAATCGCACCGTCGCGCTCGCCGCCGCCGGCCTCGGAGAGAACGTCGTTTCCCAGCGCAGCGCCCACTCGAGCTTCAGCGACGGTGTGGTGCTCGCCGGACTCCACCCCCAATACGTCCTGCCCTCCGTCGACGCCGTCAACGGGATCGCTCACGGCGTCTCCGTCTCCGCCCTCGACGCGGCCCTTACCCAGGCCGAGGATGAAGGTCGCGCCGCCTCGGCGGTCTATATCGTCTCCCCGAGCTATTTCGGGTCCGTCGCCGATGTCCGAGGGCTGTCCGAGGTCGCCCACACTCACGAGGCACCGTTGATCGTCGACGGTGCCTGGGGCCCACATTTCGGGTTCCACCCGCGCCTGCCGGAATCCCCGGCCCGCCTCGGCGCCGATCTCGTCATCTCCAGCACTCACAAGCTCGCCGGGTCGCTCACCCAGTCGGCGATGCTTCATCTGGGCGAGGGGCCGTTCGCCGATGTGCTCGAGCCCCTCATCGCCCGGGCGATGACGATGACTGCCTCAACCTCGTCATCGGCGCTGCTCATGGGCTCTCTCGACGTCGCCCGGCGCGCCCTGGCCACCGGTGAAGAGATGATCGGCCGATCGCTCGACACGGCCCTGCGCTTCCGTGAGCTGCTGGCCGCTGACGATCGCTTCGCCGATGTCGGCGAGGGCTTCGGAGCCTTCGCCGATATCGTCGACACCGATCTCCTCCGGGTGCCCATCGACCTCTCGGCCACCGGCATCAGCGCCCATTGGGTTCGTGACAGGCTCATCACCGAACACGACCTGTACTTCGAATTGTCGACCGAGACCACCCTCGTCGCGGTCATCGGCGCAGGCAAGACCCCGGATGTCGATGCTGTCTTCGACACCCTGGTGGCGGTCGTCGAATCCCCCGAGGGGCGGACTGAGGCTGTGAGCGGTCGTGCGCAGACGGGCTTCCCGGAGCTGCCCGCCCCCGGTCGGAGGCGCGTAAGTCCTCGCGAAGGGTACTTCGCGGCCACCGAGATCGTGCCCGCTGCCGAGGCCGTCGGGCGGATCTCCGCCGACTCCCTGGCCGCTTACCCGCCGGGAGTGCCCAATATCATGCCCGGTGAGGAGATCACCGCCGAGGCGGTCGAATTCCTCACCGCGATCGCGGCCTCCCCCTCCGGTTTCGTTCGCGGATCCGTGACCTCGAACGTCGACAGCTTCCGAGTCCTCAAGAGCTGA
- a CDS encoding histidine phosphatase family protein, producing the protein MSVLYLIRHGQASFGTDDYDRLSPLGVAQSRAVGEQFAYLGVSPSLLIHGDMLRQRQTTEGIVTGLDSEKDSHIDSGWNEFNASNLLDALPDHDPRAATDSRIFQRVLEEAAARWAAGDNDDDYEEAFSAFTARVDHALDEAVDSLDSGEQTVVVSSSGAIAWTAARLLGGGFEQWLALNRVTVNSGITKIVKGSSGVSLISFNEHSHLSAGSITYR; encoded by the coding sequence ATGAGTGTTCTGTACCTGATCCGGCACGGTCAGGCGTCGTTCGGCACCGATGACTACGATCGACTCTCTCCGCTCGGGGTCGCGCAGAGTCGAGCCGTCGGCGAACAGTTCGCCTACCTCGGCGTCTCGCCTTCTCTCCTGATCCACGGCGACATGCTTCGTCAGCGCCAGACGACTGAAGGCATCGTCACCGGTCTCGACAGTGAGAAGGATTCTCACATCGATTCCGGGTGGAACGAGTTCAACGCCAGCAATCTTCTCGATGCTCTGCCCGACCATGATCCCCGGGCGGCGACTGATTCTCGGATCTTCCAACGCGTGCTCGAGGAAGCGGCCGCGCGATGGGCCGCAGGGGACAACGACGACGATTATGAGGAAGCCTTCTCAGCTTTCACTGCCCGTGTCGATCATGCCCTCGACGAGGCGGTCGATTCGCTCGATTCGGGTGAGCAGACGGTCGTGGTGTCGAGCTCAGGAGCAATCGCCTGGACTGCTGCGCGTCTGCTCGGAGGCGGTTTCGAGCAATGGCTGGCGCTCAACCGCGTCACCGTGAATTCGGGGATCACCAAAATCGTCAAGGGTTCGAGCGGAGTCAGCCTGATCTCCTTCAACGAGCACAGCCACCTGTCGGCGGGGTCGATCACCTACCGCTGA
- a CDS encoding AraC family transcriptional regulator, with protein MADVIHAWHPDVPLVQEVLHARFEHHAYPSHTHDSWTVLLVDQGTVTYDLDRHEHQTSRSAVTLLPPQVPHDGRSATPDAPFRKRVLYLHPEWLPHTAVDAATQTPTLFNPDVTAAVDHIHSALNDPADALAAECTVLALRDLVQPHLKSPVDTASDKPLARRLRQLLDDRLEETFTIAEAAADLSAHRSHLARVFTDTYGIAPHQYVVGRRVDRARRLLLSGHSPAEAAAESGFHDQSHLTRHFRRTLGMTPGVFAA; from the coding sequence ATGGCAGATGTGATCCACGCGTGGCACCCGGATGTTCCCCTGGTGCAGGAGGTGCTGCATGCGCGATTCGAGCATCATGCCTACCCGTCGCACACCCATGATTCGTGGACGGTGCTGCTCGTCGACCAGGGCACCGTGACCTACGACCTGGACCGTCACGAACACCAGACTTCGCGGTCGGCGGTGACGCTGCTGCCCCCGCAGGTGCCCCATGACGGCCGCTCCGCAACACCGGATGCGCCCTTCCGCAAACGCGTCCTCTACCTCCATCCCGAATGGCTGCCGCACACAGCTGTCGATGCCGCCACTCAGACCCCGACGCTGTTCAATCCGGACGTAACCGCCGCTGTCGATCACATCCACTCTGCACTGAATGACCCGGCCGACGCCCTCGCCGCCGAATGCACAGTCCTCGCCCTGCGCGACCTCGTACAGCCGCACCTGAAATCACCAGTCGACACGGCTTCTGACAAACCACTGGCCCGGCGTCTGCGGCAGCTGCTCGATGATCGCTTAGAGGAGACCTTCACCATCGCCGAGGCGGCCGCCGACTTGAGCGCCCACCGCAGTCACCTGGCCCGCGTGTTCACCGACACCTACGGGATCGCCCCGCATCAATACGTCGTCGGGCGTCGGGTGGACCGCGCCCGCCGACTGCTCCTGTCCGGCCACTCCCCCGCCGAGGCGGCTGCTGAGTCCGGTTTTCATGACCAGTCCCACCTCACTCGGCACTTCCGCCGGACGTTGGGGATGACGCCGGGCGTCTTCGCGGCCTGA